One Hordeum vulgare subsp. vulgare chromosome 4H, MorexV3_pseudomolecules_assembly, whole genome shotgun sequence DNA window includes the following coding sequences:
- the LOC123448458 gene encoding uncharacterized protein LOC123448458 isoform X4 — MSHPGKFVSVNLNRSYGQSAQFQSGGRPSRPAAPSAGGGGGMVVLSRGRGSSSMAKPQQPKLSVPPPLNLPSLRKEHERFEGATATTGGGVASAPPRSGGAVAGWTKPAPASEKQLGSIPAPSGVARLPSYGFQEKAVVLRGEDFPSLKAAVAPPPAPPVQHRQKDVDGAQAAMPETQPMPLGMRPHVMPSRGAEPLASAGVTGTGLHGSAEKAQTHDLGPLPLVRLRYDADWADDERDTGLSLPDRDSKERGFGRIETMVPGCDFYGATMERLKNESLGRDYIAPNKEGVQDGLWRSPMPSHNVERTDGRPHSAGKGSGQLLYHEGITNGASKDLCNTSKEPAVRAYGQIGTELHGSAHIGETAGECYNDNSNNWYRGKSFQNNPVSKVMPYLGNKGPLVNEPGAKFGRDKWLTGVPVRPLVEHTGFDSISAVSFSSIKKKKETTKPSDFHDPVRESFEAELDRILRVQEQERQRVVEEQARVREIARKQDEERENLIREEEERRRLVEEEARQAVWQAEQETLEASRRVEEQRIAREEEKMRVAMEEERRREAARQKLLELEARIARRRAESNMSNGNLTSAANDEQRLGALKDRDVSRYTNAGERHAISRLGERINTSISSVASSLNRYSDTVPRALNIMGDGHSGLVDREHAYHSARAAFEDQENIHYSPRRGTLGTKRESFPKKDSYVGFRASSVGPSSRDQINDSPWALEDYSQGRVSSDRFGDAAWLPSGSYRSPNAQQGGRMFQNSEAHDFSSSTKSCYPMRHPCVPPPHVVTSMHGSAVSSSIQRANSSFIHDLMRESSSRDDEQTMHSQYGSAYQEVSRQHRTPAEGIVVNEQQNGDRASPVLGSQSSLSVSSPPRSPEHVSHDEMDVSCDSPALPTSADGDRTVVSDNDQVASTLDAANISRITTSSAAYHMEDEEWPSEHNESKRKQDEYDEEGNSYQEDEINDGEGDTLDLANEFTDVHLDLDDEFADEDNTTAEMEPVILGFDQGVQVEIPVNNELELSSVKSTELEVGVHLGVVKQELRCGSVDPYDIVTLQGLDQTNALADESNVDPSGSTAVSSSKLPQASFAPPIDSSTSAVIDQNEVPVSLGLFSGPSLIPTPIRAIQIGSIQMPIHLHNQINPSLAQLLPSSAPLFKFGQLRHVRPVAQNVRQHSQAVPSIQPPAPTLHISKQNGSSGIPNEMDRNANQITPRESNLHQRNESEINWMADLNEFQSRLDRTSIGENASFRLSKGDSQRNNDISSKRNHKSSFSNTESSQVGSYGKALSGIKAPGAVSGGSGRRYDYAVKESNMGSTGSPVEPFHKDSRGFQRRSRRNIRRTEFRVRANVEKNETQASECHDEQNENPVPNGLAREIPVRNVNRKEGTNETIDINGADSSSTSAHYYSKTERLAQKAPSYDRSRCGYKKSRAGGIPEGDANTLLRAGVVRIVKQQGFEMPVDADGFIEVRSKKQIMSVRREQREKENRLKIRTAKAPRKQHQMSLHSSNSSSICKGTVSLDGEPAKKVSLGSVLAVEGRVLDHAEPSSSFMNDTASMTPIGRPPSANTGPRTNYCAMKPIGSQSTSDLITSIAATKLAACFSESNNKTSPIGTPFNMGNWDSSQTNQQVMPLTQTQLEEAMKPEKFEQAGSGFPLESNNALSPTVTTDVAYTSSASPINSLLAGEKIQFGAVTSPTVLAPITRTISNGLGAPGSSWPEMKIDRNLPGDSSAAAVLFDKEKATTKDQCQDSEEAEAQAEAEAAASAVAVAAICTDEAVGTAASASDKNSFSSKDLTGLTAGGAITGQPGQSSREEPLTVALPADLSVDTPSMSLWPSLPSLQVSGPTLCQFPIAQTSHFSCFEMNTMLGAHPFAFGPSDESAGTLGQQPQRSNALPSAQLGAWPSMVDSFYRPPTGFAGPFISPGGIPGVQGPPHMVVYNHFAPLGQFGQMGLGFMGATYISGDKQPDWKQNEGPSVGISQSDPNNQNVLPGQVTSPSFPTQVSHLRATSIMPIPTPLTMFDMASFQSSAKIQVQPCWPRVPMHSVPLSVQLQQHPIDGTAVSQYVDNVTIDKSGTNDRFQEFSASDSNKSFPNTAASQSSDVKQPVSSSSDARTVEPSFVRIGVIGNEVPNSNPKPGQVAKIPSKPHQSSLPSDQQFKHPVNNNQDRPARVTQRTGTVNEWQRRSGYPGRSSGSDKKYGTGRMKQIYVAKSSSSSHAPSG; from the exons ATGTCGCACCCCGGCAAGTTTGTATCCGTTAACCTCAACCGATCGTACGGCCAGTCCGCCCAATTCCAAAGTGGCGGCCGCCCCTCCCGCCCCGCTGCCCCCTCtgccggtggcggcggcggcatggtggtgcttTCCCGCGGTCGCGGCTCCTCCTCTATGGCCAAGCCGCAGCAGCCCAAGCTCTCTGTACCGCCGCCTCTGAACCTCCCCTCGCTCCGTAAGGAGCACGAGCGTTTCGAGGGCGCGACCGCCACTACTGGCGGTGGGGTCGCCTCAGCCCCGCCCCGATCCGGCGGGGCCGTGGCTGGGTGGACGAAGCCTGCTCCGGCATCCGAGAAGCAACTGGGCTCGATACCGGCTCCTAGTGGCGTTGCCAGGCTCCCATCGTATGGATTCCAGGAGAAAGCTGTCGTCCTGCGGGGCGAGGACTTCCCTTCTCTTAAAGCAGCGGTGGCGCCACCACCTGCGCCACCCGTGCAGCATCGCCAGAAAGACGTTGATGGTGCTCAAGCCGCCATGCCGGAGACACAGCCGATGCCCCTGGGCATGCGACCGCATGTGATGCCCTCGCGTGGTGCTGAGCCCTTGGCTTCTGCCGGCGTCACAGGTACTGGCCTCCATGGTTCAGCGGAGAAGGCCCAAACTCATGATTTGGGGCCGCTGCCACTGGTGCGGCTAAGGTATGATGCTGATTGGGCTGATGATGAACGTGATACAGGGCTGAGTCTCCCAGATCGCGACAGTAAAGAGAGGGGATTTGGTAGGATTGAGACCATGGTTCCAGGGTGCGACTTCTATGGTGCGACAATGGAGCGCTTAAAAAATGAGTCCTTGGGGAGAGATTACATTGCTCCCAATAAAGAGGGCGTGCAAGATGGTTTGTGGCGATCTCCTATGCCAAGCCACAATGTGGAGAGGACAGATGGTCGTCCTCACAGTGCAGGCAAAGGAAGCGGACAGTTACTTTACCATGAAGGCATTACTAACGGTGCCTCCAAGGATTTGTGCAATACTAGTAAGGAGCCTGCTGTGCGAGCCTATGGACAGATTGGGACGGAACTGCACGGAAGCGCACATATTGGGGAAACTGCAGGTGAATGTTACAATGATAATTCTAATAACTGGTACAGAGGGAAGTCTTTCCAGAATAATCCTGTTTCCAAGGTGATGCCATATCTTGGTAATAAGGGACCTTTAGTTAACGAGCCAGGAGCAAAATTTGGCAGGGATAAGTGGCTCACTGGAGTCCCTGTAAGGCCTTTAGTTGAGCATACCGGTTTTGATAGCATTTCTGCCGTTAGTTTCAGTTCaataaagaagaaaaaagaaacaaccAAACCATCAGATTTCCATGATCCAGTAAGGGAGTCATTTGAGGCTGAGCTCGATAGGATCTTGAGGGTACAAGAGCAAGAAAGACAGCGGGTAGTGGAAGAACAGGCCAGAGTCAGAGAAATCGCTAGGAAACAAGATGAGGAGAGGGAGAACCTgataagagaggaggaggaaaggcGGCGGTTGGTGGAAGAAGAGGCAAGACAGGCTGTTTGGCAAGCCGAGCAAGAGACGCTGGAAGCTTCCAGAAGAGTTGAGGAGCAGAGAATTGCTAGGGAGGAAGAGAAGATGAGGGTTGCTATGGAGGAGGAGCGGCGTAGAGAAGCCGCACGTCAAAAGCTCCTGGAATTGGAGGCAAGGATTGCTAGACGGCGAGCCGAATCAAACATGAGCAATGGAAATCTTACTTCAGCTGCCAATGATGAACAAAGACTTGGAGCCTTGAAAGACAGAGATGTGTCACGGTACACTAATGCTGGTGAAAGACATGCTATTAGCAGACTGGGTGAGCGCATCAATACCTCCATTTCATCGGTGGCTTCCAGTCTCAACCGGTACAGTGATACAGTTCCAAGGGCGCTCAACATTATGGGAGATGGACACTCAGGCTTGGTTGATAGAGAACACGCATACCACAGTGCAAGGGCTGCATTTGAAGACCAAGAAAATATACATTACAGCCCACGGCGTGGCACTTTGGGTACTAAGAGGGAAAGTTTCCCTAAAAAAGATTCTTATGTTGGATTTCGGGCATCGTCAGTCGGGCCATCTTCGAGAGACCAAATCAATGATTCACCATGGGCACTGGAAGATTACAGTCAAGGAAGAGTTTCAAG TGATAGGTTTGGAGATGCTGCATGGCTGCCTAGTGGTTCCTACAGAAGCCCCAATGCTCAACAAGGAGGGAGAATGTTCCAGAACTCCGAGGCTCATGATTTCTCGTCTTCTACAAAATCCTGCTATCCTATGCGGCATCCATGTGTACCCCCACCACATGTTGTGACCTCAATGCATGGAAGTGCAGTTAGTTCTTCTATTCAACGTGCCAATTCATCTTTCATTCATGATTTAATGAGAGAGAGTTCTAGTAGAGATGATGAACAAACTATGCACAGTCAATATGGTAGTGCATACCAAGAAGTATCCCGCCAGCATCGGACGCCTGCTGAAGGCATTGTTGTCAATGAGCAGCAAAATGGGGACAGGGCGAGCCCTGTTTTGGGCTCACAATCTTCTCTTTCCGTTTCAAGCCCTCCTAGGTCACctgaacatgtttcacatgacGAGATGGATGTTTCTTGTGATTCACCTGCACTGCCAACTTCTGCTGATGGTGATCGTACTGTGGTATCTGATAATGACCAAGTGGCTTCAACTTTAGATGCAGCAAACATAAGCAGAATCACTACCTCAAGCGCGGCTTATCACATGGAGGATGAGGAATGGCCAAGTGAACACAATGAATCCAAGCGAAAACAGGATGAGTATGATGAGGAAGGCAATAGCTACCAAGAAGATGAAATCAATGATGGCGAGGGTGATACTCTTGACTTGGCTAATGAGTTCACAGATGTGCATCTTGACTTGGATGATGAGTTTGCAGATGAAGATAATACAACTGCAGAAATGGAACCAGTTATACTTGGATTCGATCAGGGTGTACAGGTTGAAATTCCCGTGAATAATGAGCTTGAATTAAGTTCTGTGAAGAGCACTGAACTGGAAGTTGGTGTACACTTGGGCGTCGTGAAGCAAGAGTTGAGATGTGGTTCAGTTGATCCTTATGACATTGTTACGCTTCAAGGCCTTGATCAAACAAATGCCTTGGCCGATGAATCTAATGTTGATCCATCCGGTAGCACAGCTGTGTCAAGTTCCAAGTTACCTCAGGCATCTTTTGCCCCCCCTATTGATTCATCAACATCAGCAGTAATTGACCAGAACGAAGTTCCTGTTAGTCTGGGTTTGTTTTCTGGGCCATCTTTAATACCAACTCCGATTCGAGCCATTCAGATTGGCTCCATACAGATGCCGATCCATCTCCACAATCAGATTAACCCATCCCTGGCTCAACTGCTCCCTTCATCAGCTCCTTTATTCAAGTTTGGTCAGTTGAGGCATGTCCGCCCTGTTGCCCAGAATGTTCGACAACATTCTCAGGCGGTGCCCTCCATTCAGCCCCCCGCACCAACTCTACATATATCGAAACAGAATGGTTCGAGTGGTATACCTAATGAGATGGATCGAAATGCAAACCAGATTACCCCAAGAGAATCAAATTTGCATCAGCGCAATGAATCTGAAATCAACTGGATGGCTGATTTAAATGAATTTCAGAGCCGATTAGACAGAACTTCAATTGGAGAAAATGCATCTTTCAGACTTTCAAAAGGTGATTCTCAGAGGAATAATGATATCTCTTCAAAGCGGAATCACAAATCTTCTTTCAGTAACACAGAATCTTCTCAAGTTGGTTCATATGGGAAAGCCTTGAGTGGCATAAAGGCTCCAGGCGCTGTATCTGGTGGAAGTGGGAGGAGATACGATTATGCTGTTAAAGAATCTAATATGGGATCAACAGGCTCACCTGTTGAACCTTTTCATAAAGACTCCAGAGGATTCCAGAGAAGGTCTCGTAGGAACATAAGAAGAACTGAATTTAGAGTGCGGGCAAATGTTGAGAAGAACGAAACCCAAGCTTCTGAGTGCCATGATGAGCAGAATGAGAATCCGGTTCCCAATGGATTGGCAAGGGAGATTCCGGTGAGAAATGTGAACAGAAAGGAAGGTACAAATGAAACAATTGATATTAATGGAGCAGATTCTTCATCTACATCTGCTCATTATTATAGTAAAACAGAGAGACTTGCACAGAAGGCTCCATCTTATGACAGGTCTCGTTGTGGGTACAAGAAATCTAGAGCAGGTGGTATCCCCGAGGGAGATGCTAATACCTTGTTACGTGCTGGAGTTGTACGCATCGTTAAGCAGCAAGGCTTTGAAATGCCTGTTGATGCAGATGGTTTTATTGAAGTCAGGTCCAAGAAGCAGATCATGAGTGTCAGGAGAGAGCAGAGGGAGAAAGAAAATAGATTGAAAATaaggacggcaaag gctccccgcaagcAGCATCAAATGTCGCTACACAGTTCTAACAGTTCAAGTATTTGTAAGGGGACAGTTTCTTTGGATGGAGAACCTGCGAAGAAAGTTTCTTTGGGTTCTGTCCTTGCAGTTGAAGGAAGGGTCCTTGACCACGCCGAACCATCATCTTCATTCATGAATGATACAGCTTCAATGACACCCATAGGGCGGCCACCTTCAGCCAACACAGGACCTCGTACAAACTACTGTGCAATGAA GCCTATCGGAAGCCAGTCAACCTCTGACTTGATAACTTCTATTGCCGCAACAAAGCTTGCGGCATGCTTCTCAGAAAGCAATAATAAAACATCGCCAATTGGCACTCCATTTAACATGGGCAACTGGGATAGTTCACAAACGAACCAGCAG GTTATGCCATTAACTCAAACTCAACTTGAGGAAGCGATGAAACCAGAAAAGTTTGAACAAGCAGGTTCTGGCTTTCCATTGGAGTCCAATAATGCTCTATCTCCTACAGTAACCACGGACGTGGCATACACATCATCTGCTAGCCCTATCAACTCTCTTTTGGCTGGggagaagattcagtttg GGGCAGTTACATCGCCAACCGTACTGGCTCCGATCACCCGAACAATTTCAAATGGGCTTGGTGCTCCAGGTTCATCTTGGCCTGAAATGAAGATTGACCGAAATTTGCCTGGTGATAGCAGTGCTGCTGCTGTTTTGTTCGATAAGGAGAAGGCTACTACTAAAGATCAATGTCAAGACTCAGAGGAGGCTGAAGCTcaagctgaggctgaagcagctgcttCTGCTGTGGCTGTTGCAGCTATTTGTACTGATGAGGCAGTTggaactgcagcttctgcttcagACAAAAATAGCTTTAGCAGTAAGGATCTCACTGGGTTAACAGCTGGAG GGGCAATAACAGGTCAACCTGGTCAATCATCTAGAGAGGAGCCACTGACGGTTGCTCTTCCAGCAGACCTGTCAGTTGACACTCCGTCAATGTCCCTGTGGCCATCTTTACCAAGCCTACAGGTGTCAGGGCCAACGCTTTGTCAGTTCCCGATTGCACAGACGTCCCACTTCTCTTGCTTCGAGATGAACACAATGTTAGGAGCACATCCTTTTGCATTTGGACCAAGTGATGAATCTGCTGGCACTTTGGGTCAACAGCCTCAAAGAAGCAATGCTTTGCCTTCAGCACAATTGGGTGCTTGGCCATCTATGGTGGATTCATTTTATCGTCCCCCTACTGGATTCGCTGGTCCTTTCATTAGCCCTGGAGGAATCCCAGGCGTGCAAGGTCCTCCACATATGGTGGTCTACAACCACTTTGCCCCACTTGGGCAATTTGGTCAAATGGGGCTTGGTTTTATGGGAGCCACTTATATTTCTGGTGACAAGCAGCCTGATTGGAAGCAAAACGAAGGACCTTCTGTTGGCATCAGCCAGAGTGATCCAAACAACCAAAATGTACTACCTGGTCAAGTAACCTCACCCAGTTTTCCTACTCAAGTGTCACATCTACGTGCAACTTCTATCATGCCAATCCCAACCCCGCTTACAATGTTTGACATGGCTTCGTTCCAG TCATCTGCGAAAATACAGGTGCAACCTTGTTGGCCACGTGTGCCTATGCACTCTGTCCCATTATCAGTGCAGCTGCAACAGCATCCAATAGATGGTACAGCGGTATCACAGTATGTTGATAATGTGACAATTGACAAGTCAGGTACAAATGATCGATTCCAGGAGTTCTCAGCATCAGATAGCAACAAGAGTTTCCCAAATACAGCTGCCTCCCAGTCGTCGGATGTTAAACAGCCAGTCTCAAGCAGTTCAGATGCTCGAACTGTTGAGCCTTCATTTGTCCGGATAGGTGTTATCGGCAATGAAGTCCCAAATAGCAACCCCAAGCCTGGTCAAGTTGCCAAGATTCCCTCCAAGCCACACCAGTCTTCATTACCATCGGATCAACAGTTCAAACATCCAGTTAATAATAATCAGGATCGTCCGGCCAGGGTTACCCAAAGGACTGGAACTGTGAATGAATGGCAACGTCGgtcaggatacccagggagaagctCCGGTTCCGACAAGAAATATGGCACTGGTAGGATGAAGCAGATCTATGTCGCCAAATCATCATCAAGTAGCCATGCCCCATCAGGCTAA